From Coturnix japonica isolate 7356 chromosome 1, Coturnix japonica 2.1, whole genome shotgun sequence, the proteins below share one genomic window:
- the KBTBD3 gene encoding kelch repeat and BTB domain-containing protein 3, producing MANQRDYISRPICNGISVPENKINSLVAEGHGQQILKVLQKFREQNIFFDFKIIVKDEVIPCHRCVLAACSDFFRAMFEVNMKERDDGNVTISNLSPKAVKAFLDYAYTGKTEITNDNVEMLFQLSSFLQVSLLSKACSDFLIKSIDLVNCLQLLSLSESYGSVRLFDHALDFVQHHFSLLLRSSDFLEMNFEILQKCLEADELNVPEEESVLNAVLQWTKHNIETRQKYLPNLIKKVRLHQLPEKTLQDFLHSEEYLLKSANCSVIINDAVKSVQDFSGLFPDARPSTTEKYIFVHKTDEDGENRHTFCYNIKTDKWRELPHTHMIDLPGSSLSSYGEKIFITGGCKGNCYRTVRLHIAEPFHDATDQTWCYCPVRNEFSIVSAMRKPRTMHTSVVTLNQLFVIGGKTRGAQETRSLLDVESYNPLSKDWKSVSQLPRGIYYPEASACQNIIYVLGSEVEITDAFNPSLDCFFKYNAMTDQWSELVAEFGQFFHATLIKAVPVNCTLYICDLSTYKVYSFCPETCVWKGEGSFECAGFNAGAVGTEDKIYILGGDYAPEEITDEVQVYHSNRSEWEEVSPMPRALTEFYCQVIQFNKYRDPWSSVMTICSGEF from the exons ATGGCCAATCAACGAGATTACATTAGCAGGCCTATTTGCAATGGAATTTCtgttcctgaaaataaaattaattccttAGTGGCTGAAGGTCATGGACAGCAAATTCTAAAAGTACTGCAAAAGTTCAgagaacaaaatatattttttgacTTTAAAATTATTGTGAAAGATGAAGTCATTCCTTGTCATCGTTGTGTGCTGGCAGCTTGTAGTGATTTTTTCAG AGCCATGTTTGAAGTTAATATGAAAGAACGAGATGATGGCAACGTTACCATTAGTAATCTGTCACCCAAGGCAGTGAAAGCTTTTCTTGATTACGCttacacaggaaaaacagagataaCAAACGATAACGTAGAAATGCTCTTCCAGCTGTCATCATTTCTTCAAGTTTCACTCCTTTCCAAAGCTTGCAGTGACTTTCTAATAAAAAGCATTGATCTTGTCAATTGCTTACAGTTGCTTTCTCTATCAGAAAGTTATGGTTCTGTCCGCTTATTTGATCATGCGCTAGATTTTGTACAGCACCACTTTTCCCTGCTATTAAGATCAAGTGACTTTTTGGAGATGAATTTTGAGATATTACAAAAATGTCTTGAAGCCGATGAACTAAATGTCCCTGAGGAAGAATCAGTGTTGAATGCTGTTCTTCAATGGACCAAACATAACATAGAAACACGACAGAAATATCTGCCTAATTTGATCAAAAAAGTGAGGCTGCACCAGTTGCCCGAAAAGACATTGCAAGACTTTCTGCATTCAGAAGAATATTTACTTAAAAGTGCTAATTGTTCAGTAATAATCAATGATGCAGTCAAAAGTGTGCAAGACTTCAGTGGATTATTTCCAGATGCACGTCcttcaacaacagaaaaatacatatttgttCATAAAACTGATGAAGATGGAGAAAACAGGCATACATTTTGCTACAACATCAAAACAGACAAATGGAGAGAACTACCACATACACACATGATTGATCTTCCAGGGTCAAGCTTATCTAGCTACggagagaaaatatttataactgGAGGATGCAAAGGGAATTGTTACAGGACGGTCAGGCTTCATATTGCTGAACCATTTCATGATGCCACTGACCAAACCTGGTGCTACTGCCCAGTCCGCAATGAATTCTCCATAGTGTCAGCTATGAGAAAACCAAGGACAATGCACACATCTGTTGTCACCTTAAACCAGTTGTTTGTAATAGGTGGAAAGACCAGAGGAGCTCAAGAAACCCGAAGTCTTTTGGATGTAGAATCATATAATCCTCTCTCCAAAGACTGGAAATCTGTAAGCCAATTACCAAGAGGTATCTACTATCCAGAAGCAAGTGCATGTCAGAATATAATTTATGTCCTTGGCTCAGAAGTAGAGATTACTGATGCCTTTAATCCATCTCTTGACTGTTTCTTTAAGTACAACGCTATGACTGATCAGTGGTCGGAGCTTGTAGCAGAATTTGGGCAGTTTTTCCATGCAACTCTAATCAAAGCTGTTCCAGTGAACTGCACATTGTATATATGTGATCTGTCCACCTACAAAGTCTACAGCTTCTGCCCAGAAACCTGTGTTTGGAAAGGGGAAGGATCTTTTGAATGTGCTGGCTTTAATGCGGGAGCAGTTGGGACGGAAGACAAAATTTATATATTAGGTGGTGATTATGCTCCAGAAGAAATCACGGACGAAGTTCAAGTCTACCACAGTAACAGGTCTGAGTGGGAAGAAGTTTCCCCAATGCCAAGAGCCTTAACTGAATTTTACTGTCAGGTCATTCAGTTTAATAAATATAGGGACCCCTGGTCATCTGTAATGACAATTTGCTCTGGAGAATTTTGA